A section of the Chlorocebus sabaeus isolate Y175 chromosome 13, mChlSab1.0.hap1, whole genome shotgun sequence genome encodes:
- the SMPD2 gene encoding sphingomyelin phosphodiesterase 2, with protein sequence MKPNFSLRLRIFNLNCWGIPYLSKHRADRMRRLGDFLNQESFDLALLEEVWSEQDFQYLRQKLSPTYPAAHHFRSGIIGSGLCVFSKHPIQELTQHIYTLNGYPYMIHHGDWFSGKAVGLLVLHLSGMVLNAYVTHLHAEYNRRKDIYLAHRVAQAWELAQFIHHTSKKADVVLLCGDLNMHPEDLGCCLLKEWTGLRDAYLETRDFKGSEEGNTMVPNNCYVNQQELKPFPFGVRIDYLLYKAVSGFYISCKSLETTTGNDPYSGTPLSDHEALMATLFVRHSPPQQSPNSTHRPAERSPLMSVLKEAWTELGLGMAQARWWAAFASYVIGLGLLLLALLCVLAAGGGAREAAILLWTPSVGLVLWAGAFYLFHVQEVNGLYRAHAELQHVLGRAREAQDLGPEPQPALLLGQQEGDRTKEQ encoded by the exons ATGAAGCCCAACTTCTCCCTGCGACTGCGGATTTTCAACCTCAACTGCTG GGGCATTCCCTACTTAAGCAAGCATCGGGCCGACCGCATGAGGCGCCTGGGCGACTTTCTGAACCAGGAGAGCTTCGACCTGGCTTTGCTGGAGGAG GTGTGGAGTGAGCAGGACTTCCAGTACCTGAGACAGAAGCTGTCACCTACCTACCCAGCTGCACACCACTTCCGGAG CGGAATCATTGGCAGTGGCCTCTGTGTCTTCTCCAAACACCCAATCCAGGAGCTCACCCAGCACATCTACACCCTCAATGGCTACCCCTACATG ATCCATCATGGTGACTGGTTCAGTGGGAAGGCTGTGGGGCTGCTGGTGCTCCATCTAAGCGGCATGGTGCTCAACGCCTATGTGACCCAT CTCCATGCCGAATACAATCGACGGAAGGACATCTACCTAGCACATCGCGTGGCCCAAGCTTGGGAACTGGCCCAGTTCATCCA CCACACATCCAAGAAGGCAGACGTGGTTCTGTTGTGTGGAGACCTCAACATGCACCCAGAAGACCTGGGCTGCTGCCTGCTGAAGGAGTGGACAGGGCTTCGTGATGCCTACCTTGAAACTCGGGACTTCAAG GGCTCTGAAGAAGGCAACACCATGGTACCCAACAACTGCTACGTCAACCAGCAGGAGCTGAAGCCGTTTCCCTTTGGTGTCCGCATTGACTACCTGCTTTACAAG GCAGTTTCTGGGTTTTACATCTCCTGTAAGAGTCTTGAAACCACTACAGGCAACGACCCTTACAGCGGCACCCCCCTCTCTGATCATGAAGCCCTGATGGCTACTCTGTTTGTGAGGCACAGCCCCCCACAGCAGAGCCCCAACTCTACCCACA GACCAGCAGAGAGGTCGCCGTTGATGAGTGTGCTAAAGGAGGCCTGGACGGAGCTGGGTCTGGGCATGGCTCAGGCTCGCTGGTGGGCTGCCTTCGCTAGCTATGTGATTGGCCTGGGGCTGCTTCTCCTGGCACTGCTGTGTGTCCTGGCGGCTGGAGGAGGGGCCAGGGAAGCTGCCATACTGCTCTGGACCCCCAGCGTAGGGCTGGTGCTGTGGGCAGGTGCGTTCTACCTCTTCCACGTGCAGGAGGTCAATGGCTTATATAGGGCCCACGCTGAGCTCCAGCACGTGCTAGGAAGGGCAAGGGAGGCCCAGGACCTGGGCCCAGAGCCTCAGCCAGCCCTACTCCTGGGGCAGCAGGAGGGGGACAGAACTAAAGAACAATAA